One Helicobacter pylori genomic window, TTTCATTGTTTTGATGCGACTTCCAGTTTTAGGCTTTTGCAGGTGTTAAACGATGAGGTGAGCGATGCGTTTTTAATCATACAAGATTTTAAAGAGCAACGCATCATCCATAAAATCATTCAAACCCATTTCAAACGCATGCGCGTGGTTTTGAGCGTGAAAAAAGATGGTGAAAAAACTTTAGAAAATAATGAAGAAAATAAAGATGAAAAGCTTATTTTGATTGATGAATTTGAAGTTTTAGCCAATAAATTCATTTCTCGTTTGCCTAATATCCCTAGCACCCCTAGAGAGTTTGGGTTAGGCAAGGGCGAGATCATGGAGATTGATGTGCCTTTTGGGAGTATTTTTGCTTACAGACACATTGGCTCTATCAGGCAAAAAGAATACAGGATTGTAGGGCTTTATCGCAACGATGTTTTGTTGCTCTCCACTAAATCTTTGGTTATCCAGCCACGAGACATTCTTTTAGTGGCGGGCAATCCGGAAATTTTAAACGCGGTGTATCTTCAAGTCAAAAGCAATGTGGGGCAGTTCCCAGCCCCTTTTGGTAAGAGCATTTATTTATACATTGATATGCGTTTGCAGAACAGAAAAGCGATGATGCGCGATGTGTATCAAGCCTTGTTTTTGCACAAACATTTAAAGAGCTACAAGCTCTACATTCAGGTTTTACACCCCACTAGCCCTAAGTTTTACCATAAATTTTTATCGCTAGAAACCGAAAGCATTGAAGTGAATTTTGATTTTTACAGGAAAAGTTTTATCCAAAAACTCCATGAAGACCACCAGAAAAAAATGGGCCTAATCGTGGTAGGCAGAGAGCTTTTTTTATCTAAAAAACACCGAAAAGCCTTGTATAAAACAGCCACCCCGGTTTATAAAACCAACACTTTTGGCTTGTCTAAAACCTCTCAAAGCGTGGTGGTTTTGAATGAAAGCTTGGATATTAATGAGGACATGTCTTCAGTGATTTTTGATGTGTCTATGCAAATGGATTTGGGCTTGTTGCTTTATGATTTTGACCCTAACAGGCGCTATAAAAACGAGATTGTCAATCATTATGAAAATTTAGCCAACACGCTCAACCGCAAGATTGAGATTTTTCAAACCGATATTAAAAATCCTATCATGTATCTCAATTCTTTAAGAAATCCCATTTTGCATTTCATGCCTTTTGAAGAGTGCATCACGCACACGCGCTTTTGGTGGTTTTTATCCACTAAAGTGGAAAAATTAGCGTTTTTAAACGATGATAACCCTCAAATTTTTATCCCTGTAGCGGAGTGAAAGAATGCAAGAAATTTTAATCCCTTTAAAAGAAAAAAGCTATAAAGTGTTTTTGGGGGAACTGCCTGAAATAAAATTGAAACAAAAAGCCCTCATCATTAGCGATAGCATCGTGGCCGGGTTGCATTTATCGTATTTATTAAAGCACTTGAAAGCCTTAGAAGTCAGAGTGTGCGTGATAGAGTCCGGAGAAAAATACAAGAATCTTAATTCACTAGAGCGCATTTTAAACAACGCCTTTGAAATGCAATTAAACCGCCATTCTTTAATGATAGCCCTTGGTGGGGGAGTGATAAGCGATATGGTGGGGTTTGCGAGCAGTATTTATTTTAGGGGGATTGATTTTATTAATATCCCTACGACTTTGCTCGCTCAAGTGGATGCGAGCGTGGGGGGGAAAACAGGGATCAATACGCCTTATGGCAAGAATTTAATCGGATCGTTCCACCAGCCTAGAGCGGTTTATATTGATTTGTCTTTTTTAAAAACCCTTGAAAAAAGGGAATTTCAAGCAGGGGTGGCTGAAATCATTAAAATGGCGGTGTGTTTTGATAAAAACTTGGTAGAAAGATTGGAAACAAAGGATTTAAAAGATTGTTTAGAAGAAGTGGTTTTCCAAAGCGTCAGTATCAAAGCTCAAGTCGTTGTTCAAGATGAAAAAGAGCAAAACATCAGGGCTGGGTTGAACTATGGGCATACCTTTGGGCATGCGATAGAAAAAGAGACTGATTATGAGCGATTTTTGCATGGCGAAGCGATCGCTATTGGCATGCGCATGGCTAATGATTTAGCCCTTTCTTTAGGCATGCTCACTCTAAAAGAATACGAACGCATAGAAAATTTATTGAAAAAATTTGATTTGGTATTCCATTACCAAATCCTTGATCTTCAAAAATTTTACGAACGCTTGTTTTTAGACAAAAAAAGCGAGGATAAGACAATCAAATTCATTCTGCCCAAAGGCATTGGAGCGTTTGAGGTTGCCTCTCATATCCCTAAAGAAACGATTTTAAAGGTGTTAGAAAAATGGCATTAAGGGTATTATTATTCTTTTGTTTTTTGTTTTTACAAGCAGAAGATAAAAGCCAAGAGCTATTGTCCATACAAAAACAAATGGCTTTGGTGGATAAAAAACTCGCCAAAGACGATAATGTGTGGTTGAAAAAATTTGAAAACTATAAGATTTACAATCAAATTTATACCGAAAAAGAGAGCGTGAGGCAGGAATTAAGGCGCTTAAAAAACAAAAAAAGCAAGGATTTATTAAAGATTAGCACCTTAGAGCATACCCTAAAGGCTTTAGAGTCCCAGCAAAAAATGTTTGAAAGCTATGGGGTCAATCCTTTTAAGGATTTGATAGAGCGCCCCAATATCCCCAATATCCCTAATATCGCTAACCCTATTGCGATCATTGATGGCATTTCTTTCATTAAGAGCATGCGTTTAAAGCATGAAAGTCTCAAAAGCAATCAGACTGCTTTAGAAGAAGTTTTAAAGCTTTTAGATCAAAAACACCAGCTTTTAAATCAGTGGCACGCCTTGGATAAAAGCGCGAAATTGAGCGATGAAATTTATCAAACTCAAGCCAAACGCTTAGAATTGCAAGGGGCTCAAAACATTTTAAAAACCACGATTGGGATTTTCCAAAAAGACAGCGATGAGGCTATAAGCATTGTCAAATCTCAAGTTAAAAACCAGCTTTTTAAATTGGTTTATGTGTTTTTAGCAGCCCTTTTGAGCGTGGTGTTTGCGTGGATTTTAAAAATCATTTCCAGTAAATACATTGAAAATAATGAGCGCGTCTATACCGTGAATAAAGCCATTAACTTCGTGAATGTGAGCGTGATCATTTTAATCTTTCTTTTTTCTTATTTAGAAAACGTTACTTATTTGGTCACGGTTTTAGGCTTTGCGAGCGCGGGCTTAGCGATTGCGATGAAGGATTTGTTCATGAGCTTGCTTGGGTGGTTTATCATTTTGATTGGGGGGAGCGTGCATGTGGGCGATAGGGTGCGTATCGCTAAGGGGACGGATATTTTTATTGGCGATGTGTTGGATATTTCTATGTTGCACATTACGATTTTAGAAGATGTAACCTTTACCACTTACACGAACAACAGGAGAGCGGGCCGAATTATTTTTGTGCCTAATAATTATATTTTCACCACCATGTTTGCTAATTACAGCCATTTTGGGATGAAAACGGTTTGGGATGGCGTGGATTTTTGCGTTACATTTGATTCTGATTTTAAAAAAGCGTCTAAAATTGCACTCAATATCGCTACAGAATTGTCTAAAGAATACACGGATATTACCTACAAACAGCTCAATAAAATGCGCGACCGGTATTCTTTAAGGAGTTTGAGCGTCAAGCCTCGATGCTTTTTGATGCCTGAAAATAACGGGATAAAAATTTCGGTGTGGTATCAAACCAATTCGTATGCAACCATGTCTTTAAGGAGCAAGATTGTGGCTGAAATCGTTGAAGCCTTTTTGAAAGAAGAAAATATCCATATCGCTTATACGACCAGCAAGCTGCTTAAAGTGGATGCTGATGCTCTAGGCGATGGTTTTGGGAATAAAAGGGAACAAAAATGAAAAAAGTCTATTTCAAAACTTTTGGGTGCAGGACGAATCTTTTTGACACGCAAGTGATGGGCGAGAATTTGAAACATTTTAGCGCGACCTTAGAAGAACAAGAAGCCGATATTATTGTGATCAATTCTTGCACCGTGACCAATGGGGCTGATAGCGCAGTAAGGAGTTACGCTAAAAAAATGGCGCGATTGGATAAGGAAGTGCTATTTACCGGCTGTGGGGTGAAAACCCAAGGCAAAGAGCTTTTTGAAAAAGGGCTTTTAAAGGGCGTTTTTGGGCATGACAATAAAGAAAAGATTAACGCGCTTTTACAAGAAAAAAAGCGTTTTTTTATAGATGACAATTTAGAAAACAAGCACTTAGACACCACGATGGTGAGCGAGTTTGTGGGAAAAACTAGGGCGTTTATCAAGATCCAAGAAGGCTGTGATTTTGATTGCAATTATTGCATTATCCCAAGCGTGAGAGGGAGGGCTAGGAGTTTTGAAGAGAGGAAAATTTTAGAGCAAGTGGGTCTTTTATGCTCTAAAGGCGTTCAAGAAGTGGTTTTAACCGGCACCAATGTGGGGAGCTATGGGAAAGATAGAGGAAGCAATATCGCAAGGTTGATTAAAAAATTAAGCCAGATTAACGGATTAAAACGCATAAGGATTGGGAGCTTAGAACCTAATCAAATCAACGATGAATTTTTAGAGCTTTTAGAAGAGGATTTTTTAGAAAAACATTTGCATATCGCTTTACAGCACAGCCATGATCTCATGCTAGAGAGGATGAATCGAAGAAACCGCACTAAAAGCGATAGGGAATTATTAGAGGTAATCGCTTCTAAGAATTTTGCTATTGGCACGGATTTTATTGTGGGGCATCCGGGCGAGAGCGGAAGCGTTTTTGAAAAAGCGTTTAAAAATTTAGAAAGCTTGCCTTTAACGCACATCCACCCTTTTATTTACAGCAAACGAAAAGACACCCCCTCTAGCTTGATGACTGATAGCGTGAGTTTGGAAGATTCTAAAAAGCGTTTGAATGCGATTAAAGATCTGATTTTTCATAAAAATAAGGCGTTCAGGCAATTGCAATTCAAGCTCAACACGCCCCTAAAAGCCCTAGTGGAAGCGCAAAAAGATGGCGAATTTAAAGCCTTAGATCAATTTTTTAACCCCATTAAAATCAAAAGCGATAAGCCTTTAAGGGCCAGTTTTTTAGAAATCAAAGAGTATGAAATTAAGGAGAGGGAAAACCATGCCGTTTTCTAAATTTTTAGAAAACCTCACCGCTCCCTTTAAACGCATCAAAAACCGCTCGCTTGTTTTGGCGTTAGGGTTTTTGATCCTTACTTTTTGCTTGCTTCTTTTTTTAATTTTAAGCGATGTTTCTAGGCTCATATCGGGTAAGGACTTTTTTTATGTGATCCAATCCCACCCTAAGCAAACTCTAATTGAAGATGAAAATTATTTTTATGCCAATAAAGGACTTTATAAAACCAACAAAGAAGCCTTTTTAAGAGCCTATAAAATCCCAGAAAGCATACCCATAGAAAGACGAGAAAATTTAAGCAAGGTTTCTAAAATCTTTTTAGCGTTGCTTTTTTTCATTTCTAGCATGCTTTTTGGGATCTTTTGGCGTTTGCCTAAACGATTGGATACTAAAATGAGTTTAGAAAGCGCATCTAAAAACGAATTAGAAAATGCATTCCAGCGATACGATGCGCTAGGGGTGCGTTTTGAAGATATTGCAGGGGTGGATGAAGTTAAAGAAGAATTATTAGAAGTGATAGACTATTTAAAAAACCCTAAAAAATACCAGGATTTAGGGATTTTTCTCCCTAAGGGCGTGCTTTTAATCGGGCCTCCTGGAGTGGGGAAAACCATGATCGCTAAAGCCTTAGCGAGTGAAGCCAGAGTGCCGTTTTTTTATGAAAGCGGGAGCGCGTTTTCTCAAATTTATGTGGGGGCTGGGGCTAAAAAAGTGCATGAACTTTTCATGCATGCTAAAAGGCATGCCCCCTCTATTATTTTTATTGATGAAATTGACGCTTTGGGTAAGGCTAGGGGAGGGCATAGGAGCGATGAAAGAGAGGCCACGCTCAATCAGCTTTTAACCGAAATGGATGGGTTTTTGCAAAACGATGAGGTGGTGGTGATAGGAGCGACTAACCAAATGGAAGTGATGGATGAAGCGCTATTAAGGAGCAAACGATTTGATCGGCGCATTTTCATTTCTTTACCGGATTTACTAGAAAGACAGAGCATTTTAGAAAAGCTTTTAGAAAACAAAAAGCATGCGCTCAATTACCTTAAGATCGCTAAAATTTGCGTGGGTTTTAGCGGGGCGATGTTAGCGACTTTAATCAATGAAAGCGCTCTAAACGCCCTAAAACACCAACGAACCGAAATCACTGAGAGCGACATTTTAGAAGTGAAAGACAAGATCGCTTACGGCAAGAAAAAGCCCCAAACTTTAGACGAAAACCAAAAGGAATTAGTCGCTTTGTATCAAAGCGCGAAAGCCTTGAGCGCGTATTGGCTAGAAATTGAATTTGATAAAGCGCCAATATTAGGGGAATTTATCGCCTTTAATGAAAATAAAATCCACAGCGAGAGCGAGATTAAAAATTACATTAAAGTGTATTTGAGCGGGACGATTGTTTTAGAGTTGCTTTATAAAGAGCGTTATAGTTTGTCTAAACAAGACTTGCAAAAAGCGAAATTTTTGAATGAATTTATGGCTAGTGAGCTTCTTTTAGCCCCTACAAAAGAGTCTTTAAGCGTTCTTTATGAAGAGCAATTGGAGTTTTTAAAGCCGCAAATTGCAGCTTGCAAGCGATTAAGCGTTCTGTTATTAGAGCAAGAATGTTTAGAACATTCTAATTTGTATGATTTGTTGAACGGGTGAAAATGCGTTTTTTTAGTGGTTTTGGGTTCGTTAATGAAAGCGTTTTGTTTGAAGAGTGGCTTTTAAAAGGGGCTTATGATGTGTCAGGCTTCTCTATGGGGGCGATTAAGGCGATAGAATACGCTTATAATGAAATCTTACAACAGCGGCGCATCAATTCTTTGTTATTGTTTTCGCCTTGCATGTTAGCGCATAAGAGTTTGGCGTTCAAACGCTTGCAACTTTCTTCGTTTCAAAAAGATCCGCAAAGCTACATGGACAACTTTTATCAAGCCGTGGGATTGAGCGTTCAATTGGAGCGTTTTAAAAAAATGGGTTCTTTAGAAGAATTAGAATTTTTATTGGATTACAAGTATAGTGATCCTACAATTAGATTTTTATTGGAAAAGGGCGTGAAGATTGAAGTGTTTATCGGTTTAAAAGATAAAATCACTGACATTCAAGCCCTTTTAGAATTTTTTATTCCTTTAGTTCAAGTGTGGCAGTTTAAAGACTATAACCATTTGTTGCAAAAATCTTAAAAAAGGTGGAAGATGAAAAAATTTGGTTTAGGGGTGTATTTGCTTCTTTTAGGTATTTTGGGCGGTTCTTTGATCACTTTAGGGGTGATAGTCGCGCCCATTGTTTTCAAAGCTTCAAGCATTTTACCTGAATTGAATCTAACTCCCTTTGAGAGCGGGAAACTCATGTCGCAAATCTTTGTGCGTTTCAATTTTCTTTTAGGCGCGATCGGTTTTGTGGTGTTACTTTATGAAATCATTTCATTTATCTACTCTAAAAGATCGTTCGTGTATTTGATCCTTGGCGTGGCGATAGGGGCGTTGTGTTTGCTCTTTGTTTTTTATTACACGCCTTATATTTTAAACGCGCAAAAGGTGGGCGAAGTTGCGCTTCAAAGCGCTGAATTTGCCCGCTCGCACGCTCAAAGCGAATGGCTGTTTAAGGAATTGCTTGTGCTGGTGTGCGCTTTGTTTTTTTGGCGTTTGTTTGGGAAAAATGCGGTTTGATTTAAAGGGGAGGATTTACTATCTAGGAAATGAGAGGGTAGCATTTAATGAAAAAGTTTAAAAAGAAACCAAAAAAGATAACACGCAAGCAAAAAACAATTTTAAAGCGTCCTTTATGGCTCGCACCTTTACTCATCAGCGGGTTTGCTAGTGGGGTGTATGCGGATGGAACGAATATTTTAGGGCTTAGTTGGGGGGAAAAAAGCCAAAAGGTATGCGTGCATCGTCCATGGTATGCTACATGGAGTTGCGACAAATGGGAGGAAAAAACCCAACAATACACAGGAAACCAACTCGTCACAAAAACTTGGGCAGGGGGTAATGCGGCTAATTACTACCACACTCAAAACAACCAAAACATCACAGCCAATTTAAAAAATGATAACGGCACTTATTTTTTAAGCGGTCTGTATAACTACACCGGAGGGGAAAATAATGGGGGGAATTTAGACATTGAATTAGGCAGTAACGCTACTTTTGATTTGGGCGCTCATAGTGGGAATAGCTTCACTTCTTGGTATCCTAATGGGCATACTAATGTTACTTTTAGCGCTGGGACTATCAATGTGAATAACAGCGTGGAAGTGGGCAATCGTGTGGGATCGGGAGCTGGCACGCACACCGGCACAGCCACTTTAAACTTGAACGCTAATAAGGTTACTATCAATTCTAATATCAGCACGTATAAAACTTCGCAAGTGAATATAGGCAATACTAACAGCGCCATTACCATTAATTCGGTTTCTTTAAGTGGGGATACTTGCAGTTCTTTAGCTAGCGTTGGGATAGGGGCTAATTGCTCCACTTCTGGGCCTAGCTATTCTTTTAAAGGGACGACTAACGCTACTAACACGACTTTTAGTAATGCAAGCGGCAGTTTCACTTTTGAAGAGAACGCCACTTTTAGCGGGGCGAAATTAAATGGGGGGGCATTCACTTTCAATAAAGAGTTTAGCGCTACCAATAACACCGCTTTTAATAGCGGTAGTTTCACTTTTAAAGGTGCAAGCTCTTTTAATAACGCTACTTTTAGTAACGCTACATACACTTTTGACAATCAAGCCACTTTTCAAAACAGCTCCTTTAATGGGGGGACTTTTACTTTTAATAACCAAACTAATCCAGCTAACAGCGCTCAGCACCCCCAAATTCAAAACAGCTCTTTTAGTGGTAACGCTACCACTCTTAAGGGTTCTGCGACTTTTGAGCAAGCCTTTAACAATTCAAACCACCAACTAACGATCCAAAACGCCTCTTTTAATAACGCCAATTTTAACAATACCGGTAAAATCACCATTAATGAGGGCGCGAGTTTTAACAGCACGACATTCAACACCTCTGTTGATACAAACAACATGAGTGTTACCGGTGGCGTTACTTTAAGCGGTAAAAATGACTTGAAAAATGGCTCAACCCTTGATTTTGGGAGTTCTAAAATCACTCTCACTCAAGGGACGACTTTCAATCTTACAAGTTTAGGGGATAAAAATAGCGTAACGATTTTAAATTCTAGCGGTGGGATCACTTATAATCATCTTTTAAACCATGCACTCAACAGCCTGACAAACGCCTTAAAAACGAATGAAAGCTCTTCAAAGCCGCAAAGTTTCGCTCAAGGCTTGTGGGATATGATCACTTACAATGGGGTTACCGGACAGCTTTTGAGCGGAAACGCTACAACCTCTAAAAACACTGACTCTTCGCCCCCTAAATCCTCTTCAAACTCTACGCAAGTCTATCAAGTGGGCTATAAAATAGGGGATACTATCTACAAACTGCAAGAAACTTTCAGCCATAATTCCATCATTATCCAGGCTTTAGAGAGCGGAACTTACACGCCACCCCCTACAATCAGCGGATCACAATTTGACTTATCCGCTTCAAATTATATCAATTCTGACATGCCTTGGTATGATCATAAATATTACATCCCCAAATCCCAAAATTTTACAGAGAACGGGACTTATTACTTGCCGAGCGTTCAAATATGGGGGAGCTACACTAACTCGTTTAAACAGACCTTTAGCGCGAGTAATAGCAATCTGGTGATTGGGTATAACTCAACATGGACTGGAAATAGCGTTTCTTCTAGCGACACGGTGTCTTTTGGGGACACTTCAGGGAGCGTTCTTAATGGGCATTGTGGGCCTTGGCCCTATTACCAATGCACAGGCACGACTAACGGCACTTATAGCGCTTATCATGTCTATATCACAGCGAATCTGCGTTCTGGCAATCGTGTAGGCACGGGTGGGGCAGCCAATCTGGTTTTTAATGGGGTAGATAGTATCAATATCGCTAACGCTACTATCACGCAGCATAACGCCGGGGCTTATTCAAGCTCCATGACTTTTTCCACGCAAAACATGGATAGTTCGCAGAATTTGAATGGTCTAAACGCTAACGGCAAACTTTCAGTGTATGGCGCAACTTTCACTAACCAAGCCAAAGACGGGAAATTCACTTTCAATGCAGGGCAAGCGACTTTTGAAAACACCAACTTTAATGGAGGGAGTTACCAATTCAGCGGCGATAGCTTGAATTTTTCAAATAACAACCAGTTCAACAGCGGTTCGTTTGAGATTAGCGCAAAAAACGCTTCGTTCAATAACGCTAATTTTAACAATAGTGCTTCTTTTAATTTCAATAATTCTAGCGCGACCACTTCGTTTATAGGGGATTTCACTAACGCTAATTCAAATTTGCAAATCGCCGGGAACGCTGTTTTTGGGAACTCTACTAATGACTCTCAAAATACAGCTAATTTTAATAATACCGGCTCTGTTAATATTGCAGGGAATGCAACTTTTGATAACGTGGCTTTTAATGGCCCTACGAATACGAGCGTGAAAGGGCAAGTTACTCTCAATAACATCACTTTAAAAAACCTGAACGCTCCTTTGTCTTTTGGCGATGGAACGATTGCTTTTAGCGCTCATTCGGTGATTAATATTGGTGAAGCTATCACAAATGGCAACCCTATCACCCTTGTAAGCTCTTCTAAAGAAATTGAATACAACAACGCTTTTAGTAAAAATCTATGGCAGCTTATCAACTACCAAGGGCATGGGGCTAGCAGTGAAAAGCTCGTTTCTAGTGCGGGTAATGGTATTTATGATGTGGTGTATTCTTTCAATAACCAAACCTACAATTTCCAAGAGGTTTTTTCACCCAACAGCATTTCTATCCGGCGTTTGGGCGTTGGCATGGTGTTTGATTATGTGGATATGGAAAAATCGGATCGTTTGTGTTATCAAAACGCTCTCGGTTTTATGACCTACATGCCTAACAGCTATAACAATAATTTAGGGAATCCAAACAACACCATTTACTATTACGACAACAGCATTGATTTTTATGCGAGCGGGAAAACTCTATTCACTAAAGCGGAATTTTCTCAAACGTTCACCGGGCAAAACAGCACGATCGTTTTTGGGGCTAAAAATATATGGACGAGCGTAAGCGATGCACCACAATCTAATGTGATCATTCGCTTTGGGGACAATAAGGGAGCAGGGAGCAATGATGCGAGCGGGCATTGCTGGAATTTGCAATGCATAGGTTTTATTACAGGGCATTATGAAGCGCAAAAGATTTACATCACCGGTAGCATTGAAAGCGGGAATCGCATTTCTAGCGGTGGGGGCGCGAACCTTAATTTTAACGGGCTTCAAGGCATTCTTTTAACGAACGCGACTTTGTATAACCGCGCTGCTGGCACGCAAAGCTCTTCTATGAATTTTGTTTCTAACAGCGCGAACATTCAGGCTCAAAACTCCTATTTTATAGACGATACCGCACAAAATAAAGGCAACCCTAATTTTAGTTTCAACGCTTTGAATCTGGATTTTTCTAACAGCTCTTTTAGAGGCTATGTGGGGCAAACGCAATCTGTTTTTAAATTCAATGCCGTTAATGCGATCAGTTTCACTAACAGCTCTAATTTAAGCTCTGGTTTGTATCAAATGCAAGCTAAAAGCGTGTTGTTTGACAATTCCAATTTAAGCGTTTCAGTGGGGACAAGCAGCATTAAAGCCAATGCGATCAGTCTTTCTCAAAACGCCTCAATCAATGCGAGTAACCATTCAACCTTGGATCTTCAAGGCGATTTGAATTTGAACGACACCAGCTTGCTCAACCTCAACCAAAGCACCATTAATGTTTCTAACAATGCCACGATCAACGATTATGCGAGCTTGATTGCGAGTAATGGCTCTCACCTTAATTTTAACGGGGCGGTCCATTTCAATTCAGCGAATATTACTACGAGTTTGAGTGATTCCTCTATCGTGTTTAAGGGAGCGGTCTCTTTAGGAGGGCAGTTTAATTTAAGCAATAACTCTTCTTTAGATTTTCAAGGCTCTAGCGCTATCACCTCTAACACGGCGTTTAATTTCTATGATAACGCTTTTTCTCAAAGCCTCATCACTTTCCATCAAGCCCTTGACATTAAAGCACCCTTAAGTTTGGGAGGCAACCTCTTAAACCCTAACAACAACAGCGTGCTGAATTTAAAAAACAGCCAGCTTGTTTTTAGCGATCAAGGGAGCTTGAATATCGCTAACATTGATTTACTAAGCGATCTGAACGGTAATAAAAATCGTGCGTATAACATCATTCAAGCGGACATGAATAATAATTGGTATGAGCGTATCAACTTCTTTGGCATGCGCATCAATGATGGGATTTATGATGCTAAAAACCAAACTTATAGTTTCACTAACCCTCTCAATAACGCTCTAAAAATCACCGAGAGCTTTAAAGACAACCAACTAAGCGTTACGCTCTCTCAAATCCCGGGCATTAAAAACACGCTCTATAACATTGGCTCTGAAATCTTTAACTACCAAAAAGTTTATAACAACGCTAATGGTGTGTATTCTTATAGCGATGACGCACAAGGCGTGTTTTACCTCACTAGCAATGTGAAAGGCTATTATAACCCCAACCAATCCTATCAAGCTAACGGCAGTAACAACACTACGAAAAATAACAATCTAACCTCTGAATCTTCTGTCATTTCGCAAACCTATAACGCGCAAGGCAACCCTATTAGCGCGTTGCACATCTATAACAAGGGCTATAATTTCAGTAATATCAAGGCGTTAGGGCAAATGGCTCTCAAACTCTACCCTGAAATCAAAAAGATATTAGGGAATGATTTTTCGCTTTCAAGTTTGAGCGATTTAAAAGGCGATGCTCTAAACCAGCTTACCAAACTCATCACGCCTAGCGATTGGAAAAACATTAACGAGTTGATTGATAACGCAAACAATTCAGTCGTGCAAAATTTCAATAACGGTGCTTTGATTGTAGGAGCGACTAAAATAGGGCAAACAGACACTAATAGCGCGGTGGTTTTTGGGGGATTAGGCTATCAAAAGCCTTGCGATTACACTGATATTGTGTGCCAAAAATTTAGAGGCACTTATTTAGGGCAGCTTTTGGAGTCTAGCTCGGCTGATTTGGGCTATATTGACACGACTTTTAACGCTAAAGAAATTTATCTTACCGGCACTTTAGGGAGTGGGAACGCATGGGGGACTGGGGGGAGCGCTAGCGTAACTTTTAACAGCCAAACTTCGCTCATTCTCAACCAGGCTAATATCGTAAGCTCGCAAACCGATGGGATTTTTAGCATGCTAGGGCAAGAGGGTATTAATAAGGTTTTCAATCAAGCCGGGCTCGCTAATATTTTGGGCGAAGTGGCGGTGCAATCCATTAATAAAGCCGGGGGATTAGGGAATTTGATAGTAAATACGCTAGGGAGTGATAGCGTGATTGGGGGGTATTTAACGCCTGAACAAAAAAATCAAACCCTAAGCCAGCTTTTAGGGCAGAATAATTTTGATAACCTCATGAATGATAGCGGTTTGAATACAGCGATTAAGGATTTGATCAGACAAAAATTAGGCTTTTGGACCGGGCTAGTGGGGGGATTAGCCGGACTAGGGGGCATTGATTTGCAAAACCCTGAAAAGCTGATAGGGAGCATGTCCATCAATGATTTATTGAGTAAAAAAGGGTTGTTCAATCAGATCACCGGCTTTATTTCCGCTAACGATATAGGGCAAGTCATAAGCGTGATGTTGCAAGATATTGTCAAACCGAGCAACGCTTTAAAAAACGATGTAGCCGCTTTAGGCAAGCAAATGATTGGCGAATTTTTAGGCCAAGACACGCTC contains:
- a CDS encoding mechanosensitive ion channel family protein, which translates into the protein MALRVLLFFCFLFLQAEDKSQELLSIQKQMALVDKKLAKDDNVWLKKFENYKIYNQIYTEKESVRQELRRLKNKKSKDLLKISTLEHTLKALESQQKMFESYGVNPFKDLIERPNIPNIPNIANPIAIIDGISFIKSMRLKHESLKSNQTALEEVLKLLDQKHQLLNQWHALDKSAKLSDEIYQTQAKRLELQGAQNILKTTIGIFQKDSDEAISIVKSQVKNQLFKLVYVFLAALLSVVFAWILKIISSKYIENNERVYTVNKAINFVNVSVIILIFLFSYLENVTYLVTVLGFASAGLAIAMKDLFMSLLGWFIILIGGSVHVGDRVRIAKGTDIFIGDVLDISMLHITILEDVTFTTYTNNRRAGRIIFVPNNYIFTTMFANYSHFGMKTVWDGVDFCVTFDSDFKKASKIALNIATELSKEYTDITYKQLNKMRDRYSLRSLSVKPRCFLMPENNGIKISVWYQTNSYATMSLRSKIVAEIVEAFLKEENIHIAYTTSKLLKVDADALGDGFGNKREQK
- the mtaB gene encoding tRNA (N(6)-L-threonylcarbamoyladenosine(37)-C(2))-methylthiotransferase MtaB; translation: MKKVYFKTFGCRTNLFDTQVMGENLKHFSATLEEQEADIIVINSCTVTNGADSAVRSYAKKMARLDKEVLFTGCGVKTQGKELFEKGLLKGVFGHDNKEKINALLQEKKRFFIDDNLENKHLDTTMVSEFVGKTRAFIKIQEGCDFDCNYCIIPSVRGRARSFEERKILEQVGLLCSKGVQEVVLTGTNVGSYGKDRGSNIARLIKKLSQINGLKRIRIGSLEPNQINDEFLELLEEDFLEKHLHIALQHSHDLMLERMNRRNRTKSDRELLEVIASKNFAIGTDFIVGHPGESGSVFEKAFKNLESLPLTHIHPFIYSKRKDTPSSLMTDSVSLEDSKKRLNAIKDLIFHKNKAFRQLQFKLNTPLKALVEAQKDGEFKALDQFFNPIKIKSDKPLRASFLEIKEYEIKERENHAVF
- a CDS encoding COG3400 family protein, translated to MKKIALILDGIVAKNFLDLVLRHYSNHNFYIVVVKDGSLIPKNYPSTFAFHCFDATSSFRLLQVLNDEVSDAFLIIQDFKEQRIIHKIIQTHFKRMRVVLSVKKDGEKTLENNEENKDEKLILIDEFEVLANKFISRLPNIPSTPREFGLGKGEIMEIDVPFGSIFAYRHIGSIRQKEYRIVGLYRNDVLLLSTKSLVIQPRDILLVAGNPEILNAVYLQVKSNVGQFPAPFGKSIYLYIDMRLQNRKAMMRDVYQALFLHKHLKSYKLYIQVLHPTSPKFYHKFLSLETESIEVNFDFYRKSFIQKLHEDHQKKMGLIVVGRELFLSKKHRKALYKTATPVYKTNTFGLSKTSQSVVVLNESLDINEDMSSVIFDVSMQMDLGLLLYDFDPNRRYKNEIVNHYENLANTLNRKIEIFQTDIKNPIMYLNSLRNPILHFMPFEECITHTRFWWFLSTKVEKLAFLNDDNPQIFIPVAE
- the aroB gene encoding 3-dehydroquinate synthase produces the protein MQEILIPLKEKSYKVFLGELPEIKLKQKALIISDSIVAGLHLSYLLKHLKALEVRVCVIESGEKYKNLNSLERILNNAFEMQLNRHSLMIALGGGVISDMVGFASSIYFRGIDFINIPTTLLAQVDASVGGKTGINTPYGKNLIGSFHQPRAVYIDLSFLKTLEKREFQAGVAEIIKMAVCFDKNLVERLETKDLKDCLEEVVFQSVSIKAQVVVQDEKEQNIRAGLNYGHTFGHAIEKETDYERFLHGEAIAIGMRMANDLALSLGMLTLKEYERIENLLKKFDLVFHYQILDLQKFYERLFLDKKSEDKTIKFILPKGIGAFEVASHIPKETILKVLEKWH